In the Candidatus Omnitrophota bacterium genome, one interval contains:
- a CDS encoding thermonuclease family protein — protein sequence MKKKLLFLALFLIACTGIPTDYSQIFVSKVIDGDTIKLSNGKLLRYIGLDTPEVRSKKDGKFIYDPQPFSLEATEYNRKLVEGKAVRIEFDLEKQDKYGRLLGYCFIGDTFVNAKLIQEGLAVLYTYPPNVKYVDKFVSLQKQARAKKQGLWESYEVIDQEQAYKYIGQIRTVRGRVLSTYKSSKCLFLNFGGDYKHDFTVVIFNNAFSAFTQQKIDPITFYRNKIVEVSGRIREYNGPEIIVNTPYEIQILD from the coding sequence GTGAAGAAAAAACTTCTTTTTTTAGCCCTTTTTTTAATTGCCTGCACGGGAATTCCTACGGATTATTCACAAATCTTTGTTTCAAAAGTTATTGATGGTGATACGATCAAGCTTTCTAACGGGAAACTTTTGCGTTATATCGGACTTGATACTCCTGAAGTACGAAGCAAAAAAGATGGAAAATTTATCTACGATCCTCAACCTTTTTCGTTAGAAGCTACAGAATATAACCGAAAATTAGTAGAGGGAAAGGCTGTAAGAATAGAGTTTGATTTAGAAAAACAGGATAAGTACGGTCGACTACTAGGCTATTGCTTTATCGGAGATACTTTCGTTAATGCTAAATTGATTCAAGAAGGGTTGGCGGTGCTTTACACCTATCCACCTAATGTAAAATATGTCGATAAATTTGTTAGCTTACAAAAGCAAGCCCGGGCAAAAAAACAAGGGCTTTGGGAAAGCTACGAAGTTATAGACCAGGAACAGGCTTATAAATATATTGGTCAAATAAGGACTGTTCGGGGAAGAGTTCTCAGTACCTACAAATCGTCTAAGTGTCTATTCTTAAATTTCGGCGGTGACTATAAGCATGATTTCACTGTAGTTATTTTTAACAACGCTTTTAGTGCGTTTACTCAACAGAAGATAGATCCTATAACTTTTTATCGAAATAAAATAGTTGAAGTTTCCGGCCGAATTAGAGAGTATAATGGTCCGGAAATTATTGTGAATACCCCTTATGAGATACAAATTTTGGATTAA
- a CDS encoding HAD family phosphatase, producing the protein MENKSKILAFDLGNVLFKFDYTLALNKIKDRMKLSISEVIYSLYDKNFTIPFEKGLVSGEQFHKNFCDEFGINFSYSEFVDVWCKIFSPITETIELVKLLKGQYPLYLISNINQLHFEYLYQEYKQVFSLFDRLILSYEVKSVKPELKIYQTLSNISGARFSDIIYIDDRQDLIIEASKLGLNCIQFENHQQLIKSLKHLKVIIE; encoded by the coding sequence ATGGAAAATAAAAGTAAAATTTTAGCTTTTGACCTCGGCAATGTTCTTTTTAAGTTTGACTATACTTTAGCTCTGAATAAGATTAAAGACAGGATGAAGTTGTCTATTTCAGAGGTTATTTATTCGCTTTATGATAAAAACTTTACTATTCCTTTTGAAAAAGGTCTAGTTTCCGGCGAGCAGTTCCATAAGAACTTTTGTGATGAATTCGGTATTAATTTTTCTTATTCTGAATTTGTTGATGTTTGGTGTAAAATATTTTCACCGATTACTGAGACTATTGAATTAGTTAAGTTACTTAAAGGTCAATATCCTTTATATCTAATTTCTAATATTAATCAGCTTCATTTTGAATATCTTTACCAAGAATACAAACAGGTATTTTCTCTTTTTGATCGGTTGATTTTGTCTTATGAAGTTAAATCAGTTAAACCAGAACTTAAGATCTATCAGACTTTAAGCAATATCTCTGGGGCCCGGTTTTCAGACATAATCTATATTGACGATCGTCAGGATTTAATAATTGAGGCAAGCAAACTTGGACTTAACTGTATTCAATTTGAAAATCATCAGCAACTTATTAAAAGCCTTAAGCATTTAAAGGTCATCATCGAATGA
- a CDS encoding NAD(P)-dependent oxidoreductase, which yields MNVLVTGATGFIGRHLVRELLHHKKYDVFCFVRNPKKAKLLEGLGAQLIYGDITDKKSLAKLKGYKIDLAFHCAAYVENKNIKKLHQVNVQGTRNVCDICLEHRVSRLVYLSSVAVISGNTELPLREDLPFAATNAYGESKIEAEKVALEFRNKGLAITILRPPIVYGEDEPHALKFLLKLLKARLLPLINQGENILHLAYVENVVSAMLFCLESDEFLKGSFFVADKEALRVKDIFKALAKGIGAKPPGRLFKLTELLLLNLPGIGKKISFFLKDRIYSLKRIESLGFKPHFEAKKSLIISAEKLYYGK from the coding sequence ATGAATGTATTAGTTACTGGGGCAACTGGATTTATCGGGCGACATCTAGTACGTGAGTTGCTACATCATAAAAAATATGATGTTTTTTGTTTTGTTCGTAATCCGAAAAAAGCAAAATTACTTGAAGGGTTAGGGGCTCAGCTTATTTATGGCGATATCACCGATAAAAAGTCGTTAGCTAAGCTTAAAGGGTATAAGATTGACCTTGCTTTTCATTGTGCAGCCTATGTTGAGAATAAAAATATTAAAAAACTGCACCAGGTTAATGTTCAAGGCACAAGGAATGTTTGTGATATTTGCCTAGAGCATCGAGTGTCGAGGTTGGTATACTTGAGCTCGGTTGCCGTTATTAGCGGAAATACTGAACTTCCCTTGAGGGAAGATTTACCTTTCGCAGCTACTAATGCTTATGGTGAGTCTAAAATTGAGGCTGAAAAAGTTGCTTTGGAATTTCGAAATAAAGGCTTAGCCATAACCATACTCCGACCGCCAATAGTTTATGGCGAGGATGAGCCCCATGCTTTAAAATTTCTACTCAAGTTGCTTAAGGCAAGGCTTCTGCCTTTAATTAATCAAGGAGAAAATATACTTCATCTTGCTTATGTTGAAAATGTTGTTTCGGCGATGCTGTTTTGCTTAGAGAGTGATGAATTCTTAAAAGGTTCTTTTTTTGTTGCCGATAAAGAAGCCCTAAGGGTTAAAGATATCTTCAAAGCCTTGGCAAAGGGGATAGGCGCAAAACCTCCGGGCAGGCTTTTTAAATTAACCGAACTTTTATTGCTTAATTTACCAGGTATAGGTAAAAAAATTAGCTTTTTTTTGAAAGATCGAATATACAGCTTAAAAAGGATAGAATCTTTAGGATTTAAGCCTCATTTCGAGGCCAAAAAAAGTCTTATTATCAGTGCTGAAAAACTGTACTATGGAAAATAA
- a CDS encoding aldo/keto reductase — MDYRKIKGLDQAILPISLGTWSFGGDSWWGPQEDANSVAVLDKAISSGITLIDTAPIYGKGRSERIIGAFIRKRKLRERVVLATKVGLSWEGPKILHNLSKKRILEEVDISRKRLETDYFDLYQVHWPDSNIPIGETAEVIYELYQRRIIKSIGVSNHSVAQMREFMKYAPLHCLQPEYSMFNRGIEEEIIPFCLKNNIAVIAYAPLYSGLLTGKFFFDKVSIPNDTNRKMKKRHLREPLFSINKEALSQLKTIAVNYKKTLTQLAINWNFSQKGVTSTIVGMRNLEQVKDNLGGLGWTISEVDMQKINKILTQRQGEIEGL; from the coding sequence ATGGATTATCGAAAAATAAAAGGATTGGATCAAGCTATTTTACCAATATCTTTAGGCACTTGGTCTTTTGGCGGCGATAGTTGGTGGGGGCCTCAGGAAGATGCTAACTCAGTAGCGGTTTTAGATAAAGCTATTTCTAGTGGCATTACGCTTATTGATACTGCGCCGATATATGGTAAGGGTCGTTCAGAAAGGATCATCGGAGCTTTTATTAGAAAAAGGAAACTTCGTGAAAGGGTAGTTTTGGCTACTAAAGTCGGTCTTTCCTGGGAAGGGCCAAAGATTTTACATAATCTTAGTAAAAAAAGGATTTTAGAAGAGGTAGATATATCACGTAAACGTCTTGAAACTGATTATTTTGATCTTTACCAAGTCCATTGGCCTGATTCTAATATACCGATTGGCGAAACCGCCGAGGTGATCTATGAATTATATCAACGGAGAATTATCAAATCCATTGGTGTAAGTAATCATTCAGTTGCTCAAATGCGCGAATTTATGAAATATGCACCACTACATTGTTTACAACCCGAATACAGCATGTTTAATCGTGGTATCGAAGAGGAGATCATTCCATTTTGTCTAAAAAATAATATAGCGGTAATAGCTTACGCACCGCTTTATAGTGGTTTATTAACTGGTAAGTTTTTTTTCGATAAGGTTTCAATTCCTAATGATACTAATAGAAAAATGAAAAAAAGACATTTGCGAGAACCGCTTTTTTCGATAAATAAAGAAGCACTTAGTCAGTTAAAAACCATTGCCGTTAATTACAAAAAGACATTAACTCAACTAGCGATAAATTGGAATTTTAGCCAGAAGGGGGTTACTTCAACTATCGTTGGTATGCGGAACTTAGAACAAGTTAAAGATAACTTAGGTGGCTTAGGTTGGACAATATCTGAAGTTGATATGCAGAAAATAAATAAAATTCTTACCCAACGTCAAGGAGAAATAGAGGGGCTATGA
- a CDS encoding aminopeptidase — MKKQIVKTITRKCLGLRKSEELLIVCDDKLCKLAYEFYRLAQSQGIESSCFLIKPRQMHGQEPPAVVAEALKKADAALLFTSMSLSHTKARKIASKKYGTRIGSLPGVTLAMLNRAICLNYSNLAKKTTKLANSLTKAKKIEVYTEAGTHLTMSVKGRRGFSDNGLYIKSGAFGNLPAGEACISPLEGTANGQLVIDGSAPFLGKLKKSLKIKIKNGYAENVPIAKMRPLVHLYGRKILNVAELGIGLNPKAKVTGSILEDEKSLGTAHIAFGNNKSFGGRVSCPSHLDFVFLKPTVIADGIKIKI; from the coding sequence GTGAAAAAGCAAATCGTCAAAACCATAACGAGAAAATGTCTTGGTTTGAGAAAATCAGAAGAGCTTTTGATTGTGTGTGATGATAAGCTTTGTAAACTTGCTTATGAGTTCTATCGTTTAGCGCAGTCACAAGGGATAGAAAGCAGTTGTTTTTTGATTAAACCTCGCCAAATGCACGGCCAAGAACCTCCGGCTGTGGTCGCTGAAGCCTTAAAGAAAGCCGATGCCGCATTGTTATTTACTTCGATGTCCCTTTCTCACACTAAGGCTCGTAAAATTGCTTCTAAAAAGTATGGGACGCGCATTGGGAGTCTTCCGGGGGTAACTCTGGCGATGCTTAATCGCGCTATTTGTCTTAATTATTCAAATTTGGCAAAAAAAACAACAAAGTTAGCCAATTCTTTGACTAAAGCAAAAAAGATTGAAGTCTACACTGAAGCCGGAACTCATTTAACAATGTCAGTTAAGGGTCGGCGCGGTTTTAGTGATAACGGCTTATATATAAAATCCGGTGCTTTCGGAAATTTACCGGCCGGTGAGGCTTGTATTAGTCCTCTAGAGGGAACTGCTAATGGGCAGTTAGTTATTGATGGCAGTGCTCCATTTCTTGGTAAATTAAAAAAGTCGCTTAAAATAAAAATAAAAAATGGTTATGCTGAGAATGTTCCGATAGCAAAGATGAGGCCTTTAGTGCATTTATACGGTAGAAAGATTCTTAACGTCGCTGAATTGGGCATTGGTCTTAATCCTAAGGCGAAGGTAACTGGAAGCATTCTTGAAGATGAGAAGAGTTTGGGCACTGCTCACATTGCCTTTGGCAATAATAAATCTTTTGGTGGCCGTGTAAGTTGCCCGTCTCATTTGGATTTTGTTTTTTTAAAACCAACAGTTATTGCCGACGGCATTAAGATAAAAATTTAA
- the hydG gene encoding [FeFe] hydrogenase H-cluster radical SAM maturase HydG, with the protein MLIKTNKFQSWESQRIKRDQIERYMIEGKDFIPQKEIFTKLSCTQEPDSKEVEDILNKSLAIKTLTLDETATLLRVTDSKTLELMKECALRVKRKVYDNRIVTFAPLYLGNYCVNDCLYCGFRRSNTKSERRVLSLKQVEKETAVLAGKIGHKRLIVVYGEHPSNDINYMVDSIRTIYNVREKTKNGVGQIRRVNVNAPPLSIEELGRLKDVGIGTYQVFQETYHKTTYKTIHPPTTIKGNYFWRLYAMHRAFEAGVDDVGLGVLFGLYDWKFELMSLVAHNRELEDKFGVGAHTISFPRLEPAENTPFNDNLKYKVSDQQFKKLITVLRLAVPHTGLIITCRETPQMKRDSIRLGITQTDASTKIGIGSYSDQSKTQDSPRQQFILADTRSLDEMIREFASMGVISSFCTAGYRCGRTGECIMELLKTGQEGKFCKLNAVLTFREWLDDFASEETKNIAEKVITKEIEEVRKNIPQVFDQFMSYYRRIKEGERDLFF; encoded by the coding sequence ATGTTAATTAAGACTAATAAATTTCAGAGTTGGGAGTCTCAACGTATAAAGCGCGACCAAATTGAGCGTTATATGATTGAGGGTAAGGATTTTATTCCTCAGAAAGAAATCTTTACGAAATTATCATGCACTCAGGAGCCTGATTCCAAAGAAGTCGAAGACATTTTAAATAAATCCTTAGCGATTAAAACTTTAACTCTTGATGAGACGGCAACCCTTTTAAGGGTAACTGATTCTAAAACATTAGAATTGATGAAGGAATGCGCCTTAAGGGTGAAGCGAAAGGTTTATGACAATCGAATCGTCACCTTTGCTCCGCTTTATCTTGGGAATTATTGTGTTAATGATTGTCTTTATTGTGGTTTCAGACGATCTAACACAAAGAGTGAACGCCGAGTCTTAAGCTTAAAGCAGGTTGAGAAGGAAACCGCTGTTTTGGCTGGTAAGATTGGTCATAAACGTTTAATTGTCGTTTATGGAGAGCATCCTTCGAATGATATAAATTACATGGTTGATTCAATTCGTACTATTTATAATGTTCGGGAGAAAACCAAAAATGGCGTTGGTCAGATTCGTCGGGTAAATGTGAATGCTCCGCCCTTATCGATAGAGGAATTGGGTCGTCTAAAAGATGTCGGAATTGGTACCTATCAAGTTTTCCAAGAGACTTACCATAAGACCACCTATAAAACTATTCATCCGCCAACTACAATAAAAGGAAATTACTTCTGGCGACTTTATGCGATGCATCGTGCCTTTGAGGCTGGGGTTGATGATGTTGGCTTGGGTGTTTTATTTGGGCTTTACGATTGGAAGTTTGAGCTAATGAGCTTGGTTGCGCATAATCGTGAATTAGAGGATAAATTTGGTGTCGGAGCTCATACGATATCTTTTCCACGCCTTGAACCGGCAGAAAACACGCCTTTTAATGATAATTTAAAATATAAGGTTTCGGATCAGCAGTTTAAAAAGTTAATTACTGTGCTTAGACTGGCTGTGCCTCATACTGGTCTAATTATTACTTGTCGGGAAACCCCTCAGATGAAGAGAGATTCAATCAGGCTAGGAATAACTCAAACTGATGCTTCTACCAAAATAGGAATTGGTTCATACAGCGATCAGAGTAAAACTCAAGACAGCCCCCGACAGCAATTTATTTTGGCTGATACTCGTAGCCTAGATGAGATGATTAGAGAGTTTGCCTCAATGGGGGTAATCAGTTCTTTTTGTACTGCTGGTTATCGCTGCGGCAGAACGGGTGAATGCATTATGGAGTTACTTAAAACTGGTCAAGAAGGTAAATTTTGTAAATTAAATGCTGTTTTAACTTTTCGTGAATGGTTAGATGATTTTGCCAGCGAGGAAACTAAAAATATAGCTGAGAAAGTAATCACGAAAGAAATAGAGGAAGTCCGCAAAAACATCCCTCAGGTTTTTGACCAATTCATGAGTTATTATCGAAGGATTAAAGAAGGCGAAAGAGATCTCTTTTTCTAG
- a CDS encoding redox-sensing transcriptional repressor Rex produces MKNSKDKKHFSLETIRRLTLYLRNLRKIKKQGVEVISSDKITKFLNVTPSQFRKDLSYFGEFGKRGVGYNVDFLIGQIQKIVGTHIDWNIALVGLGRVGGALLGFDGFSKFNIKITAIFDNDQKKIGKTKKGIVVQAIDNLSEMIKKDGIKIAIIATPPEVAQDIANQLIDSNIKGILNFAPIALKVPDNIFVSNVDMACELESLIFFVKQGS; encoded by the coding sequence ATGAAAAACAGTAAAGACAAGAAACATTTTTCTTTGGAAACGATCAGAAGGCTTACTCTGTATTTACGTAACTTACGAAAAATAAAAAAGCAGGGAGTTGAAGTTATTTCTTCGGATAAAATAACTAAGTTTTTAAACGTAACTCCGTCTCAGTTTAGAAAGGATTTGTCTTATTTTGGTGAATTTGGCAAGCGCGGTGTGGGCTATAACGTAGATTTTTTAATTGGACAAATCCAAAAAATAGTCGGAACCCATATTGATTGGAATATTGCTTTGGTAGGCCTAGGTAGAGTCGGTGGGGCCTTGTTGGGGTTCGATGGTTTTTCAAAGTTTAATATAAAAATTACTGCAATTTTTGATAATGATCAGAAAAAGATTGGTAAAACAAAAAAAGGTATCGTAGTTCAGGCTATTGATAATTTGAGTGAAATGATTAAAAAAGATGGAATAAAAATAGCAATAATAGCTACGCCGCCTGAAGTAGCTCAAGACATAGCTAACCAGTTAATCGATTCAAATATTAAGGGAATACTTAACTTCGCTCCAATTGCCTTGAAAGTTCCTGATAATATATTTGTTTCTAACGTTGATATGGCTTGTGAGTTAGAGAGTTTAATATTTTTTGTAAAGCAGGGAAGTTAG
- a CDS encoding HypC/HybG/HupF family hydrogenase formation chaperone — translation MCYAIPGKVKEIVGKTVLVDYFGEEKKAINEFYDIKPGDYVSAQGGFVIKKVSPKEAEETLAAWNELFFELQDMDLRLSRLDLSKKNIDRQLSLILDKALENIQLSKEELFYLLKLDKPEAQDILYRTANFLRQKYHKNSCCIHGIIEISNFCKQSCQYCGISADNQNLMRYRMSAAEIIETAVGAVKEYGFQALVLQSGEDPHYSIDDLAEIIRKIKETVPVLICISFGEVGLDGLLKLYQAGARALLMRFETSNPKIYEKLHPGQTLDSRLDHLKKAHELGYLVMTGALIGLPGQTNQDTINDIYLTKALGSEMYSFGPFLPHPNSLLANCKAPSEEEVLKNLALARLIDPEAAKILITTAFETLSLEARKKGLSSGGNSVMLNLTPRKYRKYYAIYPNKAYGEAEINDQITETINLLKSLGRAPTDLGIARDTRVSDEKQ, via the coding sequence ATGTGTTATGCAATACCTGGCAAGGTAAAAGAAATAGTTGGGAAAACCGTTCTGGTTGATTACTTTGGTGAAGAAAAAAAAGCAATCAATGAGTTTTATGATATCAAACCCGGTGATTATGTGTCGGCTCAAGGCGGGTTTGTAATTAAAAAAGTTTCCCCAAAGGAGGCTGAGGAGACCTTGGCAGCTTGGAATGAGCTTTTTTTCGAACTTCAGGATATGGACTTACGATTGTCTCGCTTGGATCTTAGCAAAAAAAATATCGACAGGCAGCTAAGTCTTATTTTAGATAAAGCTTTAGAAAATATTCAATTGAGTAAAGAAGAGTTATTTTATTTACTTAAGTTAGATAAGCCTGAGGCTCAAGATATTCTTTATCGAACCGCTAACTTTTTGCGTCAAAAGTACCATAAAAATTCATGTTGTATTCATGGGATAATCGAAATATCTAATTTTTGTAAGCAGAGTTGTCAATATTGTGGTATTTCAGCTGACAACCAGAATCTTATGCGTTATCGAATGTCAGCGGCGGAAATCATTGAGACGGCAGTTGGTGCCGTTAAAGAGTATGGTTTCCAGGCTTTAGTTTTGCAATCGGGAGAAGACCCACACTATAGCATAGATGATCTAGCGGAAATTATAAGAAAAATTAAAGAAACGGTTCCAGTTTTGATTTGTATAAGCTTTGGTGAAGTCGGGCTTGATGGATTGCTTAAGCTTTATCAGGCTGGGGCAAGAGCATTGTTGATGCGTTTTGAAACTTCAAATCCTAAAATCTATGAGAAATTACATCCTGGCCAAACTTTAGATAGTCGCCTGGATCATCTAAAAAAAGCCCATGAATTAGGGTATTTAGTTATGACTGGTGCCTTGATTGGTTTGCCTGGTCAAACTAATCAAGATACGATAAATGATATTTATCTAACTAAGGCTTTGGGCTCTGAGATGTACTCATTTGGGCCATTTTTGCCTCACCCGAATAGTCTCTTGGCCAATTGCAAAGCTCCTTCTGAAGAAGAAGTTTTAAAAAACCTTGCTTTGGCTCGTTTAATCGATCCAGAAGCGGCTAAAATTCTTATAACCACAGCCTTTGAGACCTTATCTTTAGAGGCACGCAAGAAAGGATTGTCTTCGGGTGGAAATTCGGTAATGCTCAATTTAACTCCGCGTAAATATCGAAAGTATTATGCAATTTATCCTAATAAGGCCTATGGCGAAGCGGAGATTAATGATCAGATTACTGAGACTATTAATTTACTTAAATCTTTAGGCCGGGCGCCTACCGATTTAGGTATAGCTCGGGATACTAGAGTATCTGATGAAAAACAGTAA
- a CDS encoding hydrogenase/urease maturation nickel metallochaperone HypA has protein sequence MHETHIIKPLIKGICEHAEKEGSKVVSKIHIKIGELNGIKEDSFRETFKILAEGTPCAKAELELTFFPGTVIQVLSFDVE, from the coding sequence ATGCACGAAACCCATATCATAAAACCATTGATTAAAGGAATTTGTGAACACGCTGAAAAAGAAGGCTCAAAGGTAGTGTCTAAGATACATATAAAAATCGGTGAGCTGAACGGGATCAAGGAGGATTCATTTAGAGAAACCTTTAAAATTTTAGCTGAGGGGACTCCTTGTGCTAAGGCTGAGCTAGAGCTAACTTTTTTCCCGGGAACAGTGATACAGGTGCTATCGTTTGATGTAGAGTAA
- a CDS encoding hydrogenase 3 maturation endopeptidase HyCI, producing MNNIFRNVFKGKVVIVGVGNIMRGDDAFGPKFIETVYQKVDATCIDVGSAPENYIGKITKERPNTILIVDVVDLGKEPGDYEILVKEDIVKSGFTTHDLSPRMFLDFLGKETEADIFLLGVQPKTLEFGDEISQSVAKTLKELTNLIIEVKTCTKPIS from the coding sequence ATGAATAATATTTTTCGGAATGTTTTTAAAGGGAAAGTCGTTATCGTTGGGGTAGGAAATATTATGCGTGGTGACGATGCTTTCGGTCCTAAGTTCATTGAGACTGTTTACCAGAAAGTGGATGCAACCTGTATTGATGTTGGTTCAGCACCAGAAAACTATATTGGCAAAATAACCAAAGAACGTCCAAATACGATTTTAATAGTTGATGTTGTTGATCTTGGTAAAGAGCCAGGAGATTATGAGATTTTAGTTAAGGAAGATATCGTGAAATCGGGATTCACTACTCATGATTTATCACCAAGGATGTTTTTAGATTTTTTGGGTAAAGAAACCGAAGCTGATATTTTTCTTTTAGGGGTGCAACCGAAAACTCTTGAGTTTGGTGATGAGATTTCACAAAGTGTTGCTAAAACATTAAAGGAATTAACTAATTTAATTATTGAGGTAAAAACATGCACGAAACCCATATCATAA
- a CDS encoding 4Fe-4S binding protein gives MKLPKLRELVEAIKALIKGPYTSKFPKEAHVAHPNFRGQPKFNDQKCVGCCGCEEVCPVEAISHKDITENKDDPKRLMIHYTDTCIFCGQCEAACLADKQGIKLSTDWELSFFDRAQAQEQIEKELQLCEVCGDVIACKDHLKWISQKLGELTYSSPTLYLSHLKSLGIVDENIVSALRDDGRSDRVKILCARCRRETTLTAE, from the coding sequence ATGAAGTTGCCAAAATTAAGAGAGTTGGTTGAAGCAATCAAGGCATTGATTAAGGGGCCTTACACGTCAAAGTTCCCTAAAGAGGCCCATGTGGCTCATCCTAACTTTCGCGGTCAGCCGAAGTTTAATGATCAAAAATGTGTTGGTTGTTGCGGTTGTGAAGAGGTTTGCCCAGTTGAAGCGATTTCTCATAAGGATATTACTGAAAATAAAGATGATCCTAAGCGGCTGATGATTCATTATACTGATACTTGTATTTTTTGTGGACAGTGTGAAGCAGCCTGTTTGGCTGATAAGCAAGGTATTAAGTTATCTACTGATTGGGAGTTATCATTTTTTGACCGCGCTCAAGCCCAAGAACAAATAGAAAAAGAACTACAACTTTGTGAAGTTTGCGGCGATGTAATAGCCTGCAAAGATCACCTTAAATGGATTTCTCAAAAATTAGGTGAGCTTACCTACTCAAGTCCTACGCTTTATCTTTCCCATCTTAAAAGTCTTGGTATTGTAGATGAAAATATTGTTTCAGCTTTAAGGGATGATGGGCGTTCTGATCGAGTTAAGATTCTATGCGCCCGCTGTCGACGTGAAACCACCCTTACTGCTGAGTAA
- the mnhG gene encoding monovalent cation/H(+) antiporter subunit G, whose product MSDIIGLIFISGGLAFDIVGCLGLVRLPDVYNRLQAATKCVTLGTCSILFGTFLIVGFIAAGFKALLCAVFLLLTSPVAAHAVARGAHRAGVKLWEGSVIDKYKEDKEGEA is encoded by the coding sequence ATGAGTGATATTATTGGTTTGATATTCATTTCCGGTGGGTTAGCTTTTGATATAGTTGGTTGCTTAGGTTTGGTAAGACTTCCGGATGTATATAATCGTCTTCAAGCAGCCACCAAGTGTGTTACTTTAGGAACTTGTAGTATTCTTTTTGGAACATTTTTAATTGTTGGCTTTATTGCCGCGGGCTTTAAGGCGCTTCTTTGTGCGGTTTTTCTTTTGTTAACCTCGCCGGTAGCTGCCCATGCTGTAGCCAGAGGAGCCCATCGGGCCGGGGTTAAACTTTGGGAAGGTAGTGTAATTGATAAATATAAAGAGGATAAGGAAGGAGAAGCGTAA
- a CDS encoding cation:proton antiporter, whose translation MLNWLFGATTLSIVLGLIIFRPFGFLFPENLVYSGLVGRALYILILGCVLALYRIAKGPTGADRIVAIDILGIMIVGLCAVLTISTGRSWYLDIGIAWALQSFISTLALSKYLEGRGFDE comes from the coding sequence ATGTTAAATTGGCTGTTTGGAGCAACTACCCTTAGTATTGTTTTAGGCTTAATTATTTTTAGGCCTTTTGGTTTTCTTTTTCCTGAAAATCTCGTCTATAGTGGTCTTGTTGGGAGGGCACTTTACATTCTAATTCTAGGATGTGTACTGGCGCTTTATCGTATTGCTAAAGGTCCTACCGGAGCCGACAGAATTGTAGCGATTGATATTTTAGGGATTATGATTGTGGGGCTTTGTGCAGTTTTAACTATTTCGACTGGAAGATCTTGGTATCTGGATATTGGAATTGCTTGGGCGCTTCAAAGTTTTATTAGCACCTTAGCTCTTTCGAAATATTTAGAGGGAAGAGGGTTTGATGAGTGA
- a CDS encoding Na+/H+ antiporter subunit E, which yields MKRKIVLFLVAFVVWCLLNWVPDWQHLAIGVFAAALCAFLTGDLFVKRPHVLKHPLRYWYFFVYYLPRFLWECFKANIDVAYRILHPNLPIKPGIVKVKTTLKTDTALTFLANSITLTPGTLTVDIDKDDGVLYVHWIDVKETQTEAATKVIIERFEKILRKIFE from the coding sequence ATGAAAAGAAAAATAGTTTTATTTTTAGTTGCCTTTGTTGTATGGTGCTTATTGAACTGGGTACCGGATTGGCAGCATCTAGCTATTGGTGTATTCGCAGCCGCTCTTTGTGCTTTTTTAACCGGAGATTTGTTTGTAAAACGTCCTCATGTCCTTAAGCACCCTTTGAGATACTGGTATTTTTTTGTTTATTATCTTCCGAGATTTCTATGGGAGTGTTTTAAAGCAAATATTGATGTTGCCTACAGGATTCTACATCCTAATTTACCGATAAAACCTGGCATTGTTAAGGTGAAAACTACGCTTAAGACAGATACAGCGCTTACATTTTTAGCGAATTCAATAACACTTACTCCAGGAACTTTAACTGTAGATATTGACAAGGATGATGGTGTTTTATATGTACATTGGATTGACGTGAAGGAAACTCAGACTGAAGCTGCTACCAAAGTTATTATTGAGCGGTTTGAGAAAATATTAAGAAAAATATTTGAATAA